From the genome of Corallococcus macrosporus DSM 14697:
CCCGCGCGCCGGTACAGCAGCGCCACGGAAGAAGGCCGGGCCTCCACCGGGCTGTGGGTCAGGTCCAGGCCCAGGCCCAGACCGGGGAGACGCTCACTCATGATTCCACCGCCTGGCCGAGGACCCGGCCCATCAAGTCGTGCGCCCTGTCCGCCTGGTCCGGCCGGACATAGAGCCGGACGAGCCGCACCGCGCCACTGTAGCGTTGATACAGCGGCGTGTAGCGCGCCACCTCCGTCAGCCGGCCGGTGGAGGCGTCGATGATGTACAGGCTCGGCCCCCGGCCGGACGGCCCGGAGGTGTACTTGCTGAGCACGTTCTGGGACTCGACGACGTAGTGGTCGAACTTGTGGGACACCAGCGCGCTGCGCAGCACGTCCAAGTCGTAGCCCGTGTCCCGCTCGGTGAACTGCGCCAGCAGCTTGTAGCCCTGCCGCCGGCTGATGCGCTGGGCCCACGGGTTCTTGGAGCGGCGCAGCGTGTACCAGAGCGCCGAGTCGTCACAGAGCAGGAACTCCTCCGGGTCCGCGGGAATCTCGAACTCGCCGGGCGACTCCTCGTAGTAGCGCCGCAGCATGTAGTCGAAGTTCACCGACGTGTGGTGCAGGTAGACCGACACGAACATGTGGTAGCGGCTGAGGAGGAAGTCCTCGAAGGCGAAGGCCGCCGCTCGGCTGAGCGCGAGGTACGCGCACCCGTCCTTCAACGCGGGGTTGAGGTTGCTGACAATCCAATCCATGTCGTACCGGCCGTAGTTGACCCCTGTATAGAAGGAGTCGCGCAGCAGGTAGTCCATGCGGTCCGCGTCCAGCTCACCGGAGACGATGGCGCGCAGCAGCGGCGTCCAGTCCACGCCCTGGTGGGTGAAGCCCGGGTCCTTCGGCGGCTTCGCCCCCGTCACCAGCGCCACCGCCGCCATGGGCGTAATCCCCAGGTCGCCGAAGTGCTTCTCGATGATGGGCGTCAGGGAGCTGTCGAGCAGGATCTTCGCGGTATAGTCCTCGTGCGTGGCCAGCTCCCCCTCGGCCGTGCCGTCCAGCCAGGATGGCAGGCGCAGGAGCGAGCGCTTCGGGGCGATGCGCTCCGAGGCATGGGACAGGGGCATGTGCCCCAGGTCATGGCAGAGCACCGCCAGCCGCACCGCCGCGCAGAAGCGCTCCCGCACGTCCTCCGGCAGCGACGAGCGCGCGGCCACCGCGCCGAACACCCGCGAGGCGACATGCATGGCGCCCAGGGAGTGGATGTGCCGCGTGTGCGTGGCCCCCGGAAAGGCCAGGTCCCCGAAGCCGAGCTGCCGGACATAGCGCAGCCGCTGGTAGTGGCGGCTGTCGATGACGGCCTTCTCGGGGTCGCTGACCGGGATGGTGCCGTGGATGGGGTCACGGATGCGCATGATTCCCTTTCCATACTCCTGGATACCCCCTCGGGACGTCATCAAACGTACCGCGAACCTCTCCGGGGGGCAGCCGGCCTCACGTGCGGACTGTGATGGAGGCAGGGGACGTGGTAACCCTCCGCCACCACCGAATGCACATCATCCTGCTGCACAACCGCGACCACGACCTCCTCGAGGACGACCCTGGGCGGGAGGCCCGGGAGGATGTGGTCCGCGTCGTCTCCTCGCTGGCGGACGCCCTCAACCAGGGCGACACCCTGGCCGAGCCGCTCGCCATCGAAGGGGACCGGCTCGACTTCGTGGACACGCTGCGCCGGCGCCAGCCGGACCTGGTCGTCAACCTCTGCGAGTCCCTGGCGGCCGACAGCCGCGGGGAGATGGCGGTGCCCTGCCTGCTGGACGCGCTGGGGCTGGCCTATACGGGCTCGTCCGCGCTGTCCCTGGGCCTGGCCCTGCACAAGCCCAAGGCGAAGGAGGTCCTCACCGCGCGCGGCGTGTCCACCCCGCCCTTCCGCGTGGTGGAGCGCCTGGAGGACGCGCTGGCGGTGGACCTGCCCTGGCCCCTCATCGTCAAGCCCGCGCGCGAGGACGCCAGCATGGGCGTGACGTCGGAGTCCGTGGTGCACGAGCGCGCCGCCCTGGTCCGCGCCTGTGACGCGGTGCTCCGCGAGTTCCATCAGCCCGCCCTGGTGGAGCAGTTCATCCCCGGGCGTGAAATCTATGTGCCGCTGCTCGGCAACCAGCCGCGCCGGGCGCTGCCCCTGACGGAAATCGTCTTCGGCCGTACGTTCGAGGACAGACCCAACATCGTCTCCTACAACGCGAAGTGGGAGGCGGCGTCGGCGGAGTACCGGGACACCACCAGCGGATTGTGCCGGCTGGACGCGAACCTGGAGTCCCGTTGCGTGCAGGTTGCGCTGGAAGCCTTTGCAGCACTGGACTGTCAGGACTATGGACGGGTCGACCTCCGGGTGTCTCCGGAGGGCGTGCCCTACGTCATCGACATCAACCCCAACTGTGACCTCCACCCGAGCGCGGGGTTCGCCAAGGCCGCCCTGGCCGCCGGCATGGACTACCCGGCCCTGGCGTCCCGGCTCGTGGAGGTCGCGCTCGAGAGAGCACATGGACATCCGTCCCATCGAAGAAAAGGACCGGGCGCCGATCGCCGCGCTGATTCGAAAGATCGAAACCTTCTCGCCGCAGGAGGTTGAGGTCGCCACCGACCTGGCGAACACCACGCTCACGCCGGGCAACACGGACTACGCCATCATCGTCGCGGACCGGGACGGCGAGCTGGTGGGCTACATCTGCTACGGCCCCACGCCGATGACGGAGGACACCTACGACTTGTATTGGATTGCGTCCTCACCGGAAGTTCGCGGCCAGGGCGTAGGCGCGGCGCTGGTGTCCGCCATGGAGGGTGACTTGCGCCGCCGCAACGGGCGCCTCATCCGCGTGGAGACGAGCGCCACCGAGGCCTACGGCCCCACGCGCGGCTTCTATGCCTCCATGAAGTACGGCGAGGAGGCCCGCATCCGGGATTTCTACAAGGTGGGGGACGACCTCATCATCCTCACCAAGCGGCTGTAGTCCGCGCTCCGCCGGGCCGGGCGGGTGAAGACAAGAGCCCCTTCCCTCGTTAGAAGGGGCACGATGACTCGCACGCACCGACCGACCTTGCTGCCCCTCGTGTCCCTGTGCGCCCTGCTGGTGGGCGCACCGTCCGCGCTCGCGAGGGCGCCCGCCCCCGCGGCCAGGGCCACCGCCGCGCGGGCCGCCGTCTCGGACGTGGTGAAGGCCGCCCGTCCCAAGGGCGGCGAGTACTTCGGCCTCTACCTCATGGACAAGAAGGTCGGCTGGCTCTTCACCGACCTGGAGCTGCTGCCGGGGGAGCCCGCGCGGGTGAAGACGACCAACCAGCTCGTCTTCAAGGCCATGGTGGGCTCGCGCGTGTCGGAGCGCATGCACCACGAGGAGCGCTTCTACGAAGCGAAGCCCGGCGGAAAGCTGCTCTCCTTCGTGGTGAAGCAGACGGGGGACGGCGGCACGCAGACGCTGGAGGGCACCGCCACCGCGGACGGCTTCCAGGTGGTGCGCAAGCGGCCGAACCTCGCCGACGAGACGCTGCCCAGGCTGCCCCCCGCGAAGGAGCGCGTGGAGGACGCGGACCCGCCGCGCGTGGCGCTGCTGCGCAAGGCGAAGGTGACGGGCACCTCGCTGGACGGAATGGACCTGGAGTCCTACGGCATCACCACCACCGTGCAGCCCGAGGAGCAGCGGGTCATCAACGGCGTGAAGGTGAAGCTGGGCAAGGCCGTCACCGTCTCCGAGAAGGAGAAGGTCCCCGTCACCTCCTACGTCACCCAGCGCGGGGAGATGGTGCTGGTGGACTACGGCACGACGATGCAGGCCCGGAAGGAGACGGAAGCCATCGCGAAGCGGCTGGACCTGGTGGAGGTGTTCGGCCTCACCCGCGTGGTGCTCCCCAAGCCGCTGCCGGACTCCGCGCGCACGGTGCCCGGCCACGTCACCCTGGTGGTGAAGGGCCTGCCGGCGAAGTTCCAGGAGCAGACGTACCGGCAGCGGTTCAAGCCCCTGCCGGACGGCAGCGTGGAGGTGACGCTGTCCGCCGCCGCGCCCAGGACGCGCAAGCCCCTGCCGCTGAAGGACCCGGAGGGCGGGGAGAACCTCAAGTCCACCCTGATGGTGGAGAGCGACGCGCCCGCCATCCGCGCGCTGGCGAAGCAGCTCGTGGGGACGGAGAAGGACGCGTACCGCATCGCCCAGAAGGTGAACGCCTGGGTGTACGCCAACCTGGAGAAGGACTACGGCGCCAGCGCGGACCGGGCCACCGACGTGCTGCGCCAGAAGAAGGGCGACTGCACGGAGCACTCGCTGTTGTCGGTGGCGCTGCTGCGCGCGGCGGGGGTGCCCGCCCGGCGCGTGGACGGCGTCATCTACATGGTGAACCAGGACGGCGTGCCCGCCTACTACTGGCACGAATGGGTGGAGGCCTTCGTGGGCGAGTGGACCCAGTTGGACCCCACCTTCAACCAGCCGGTGGCGGACGCCACGCACTTCGCCTTCGGCAAGGAAGGCAACGCCGAAATCACGCCGCTCATCGGCGCGCTGAAGGTGACGGCCGTCAAGTGAGGCCGTCCCCACCGGCCCCTGTCTTCAGGGGCCGGTGAGCGCCGCCAGCCGCTGGGCCAGCACGTCCGGCTCGGTGACGGGCAGCTCGCAGACGAAGCCCCGGCACAGGTAGGCGGCGGCGCGGCCCTTCACCGGCTCCCGGCCCTCGAAGGTGGCCTGCAGCAGCGCGGGCACCGGCTGCCCCGGCGCCTTCCACGACAAGGCCACGGTGGGCGCGAAGGCGTGGTCCACGGCGGCGCACAGCGGCGCCACGTCGTCGGAGGCGCCCGCCACGGTGACGGCCGCCGCGCCCTCCAGCAGCGCGTCCGCGGCCAGCCCCAGGTAGCCATAGCCCATGGCGTTGCGCACCAGCCCCTCGCGCATCCGCGCCACGTAGCGCTCCGGCAGCTCCAGGTGCTGCTTGTCCCCGGTGAGCGCCGCCAGCTCCACCTGCGCCTCCGTCATCGTGGACGCGCCGGACGGGGAGGCGTTGTCGAAGAGGCCATACGTCGCCACCACCAGGTCCTTCTGTCCCCGGGGCGCCGTGAGGTACGCCGCCTTCTCCGCGTCCCAGAAGAGCGCCACGGCCCTGCGCACCAGCGCGTCCGCCGCCTCCAGGTACTTCACGTCGAAGGTGGCCTGGTAGAGCGCGGTGAGGCCCGAGGCCAGGTCGCCGTAGTCCTCCAGGAAGCCGTCGATGCGCGCCTGCCCTTCCTGGTACGAGCGCGCCAGCCGCGTGCCGTCCCACGCCTTCGCCAGCACGAAGTCCGCGGCCTCCGCCGCCCAGGTCGCCCATTCGGGCCGCTCGAAGACGCGCGCGGCCAGCGCGAGCCCGCGAATCATCAGCCCGTTCCACCCCGACAGCAGCTTGTCGTCCCGGCCCGGCTTCACCCGCCGCTCCCGCGCCTCGAAGAGCGTCTGGCGCGCGGCGGCCAGCTCGCGCGCCACCGCGTCCTCGGACAGCCCGCGCTCGCGCGCCAGCTCCGCCACCGGCACCACCACCTCCAGCACCGTGGCGCCGTGCTCGAAGTTGCCCTCGGGCTTGATGCCGAAGTGGCGCAGCACCAGCTCCGCCTGGGCCTCCGGCAGCGCCGCGCGGACCTCCTCCGGACGCCAGACGAAGAACTTCCCCTCCTCGCCCTCGCTGTCCGCGTCCTGCGCCGCGTAGAAGCCGCCGCCCGCGTCGGTCATCTCGCGGCGCACGTACGCCACCGTCTCCTCCACCACCTTGCGCCACAGCGGACGCGGCTCCACCTGCTGCGCCTGCGCGTAGAGGTGCAGGAGCTGCGCGTTGTCGTAGAGCATCTTCTCGAAGTGGGGCACCCGCCAGCGCGCGTCCACCGAGTACCGGTGGAAGCCGCCGCCCAACTGGTCATAGATGCCGCCCAGCGCCATGCGCTCCAGCGTCAGGAACACCGCGTCCTTCAGGGGCGCGCCGCCGCCACGACGCCACGCCCGCAGCATCAGCGCGAAGTTCATCGGGTTGGGGAACTTGGGCGCGCCGCCAAAGCCACCGTGCGCCGGGTCCACCTGCTTCGCCATCCCCTGCCCCATGGCCACCACGTCCGCGGCCGTCAGCGCGGACGGCGCGGCGTCCAGGCCGTAGGTGGCCAGCTCCCCGAGCCCCTCCTCGAACTGCGCCGCCTGCCGCTGCACCTCGTCCTGCTTGTTCTCCCACGCGTCCCGCAGCGCGCCGAGCAGCCGCGGGAAGCCAGGGCGGCCATAGCGGTCCTGCGGCGGGAAGTAGGTGCCGCCGTAGAAGGGCTTCAAGTCGGGCGTGAGGAACACCGTGAGCGGCCAGCCGCCGCCCTGCCCCATGAGCTGCACCACGCCTTGATAAATCTGGTCCAGGTCCGGCCGCTCCTCGCGGTCCACCTTGATGTTGATGAAGCCCTCGTTCATCAGCCGGGCCGTCTCCGGCGACTCGAACGATTCGTGCGCCATGACGTGGCACCAGTGGCACGCCGAGTAGCCCACGGAGAGCAGGATGGGCTTGTTCTCCGCCTTCGCCCGCGCGAGCGCTTCCTCCCCCCAGGGGAACCAGTCCACGGGGTTGTGCGCGTGTTGACGCAGGTACGGTGAGGGCTCTCGGGCCAGCCGGTTGGAAGTGTCAGGTGACGCGGGGGGCGTGGCCATTGGCGGCTCCAGGAAAGGACCTGCGGTCGAGATACGAACCCGCGTGAAGGGGGGCAAGCCGAAAGCACGGGAGGGACGCTGGTCAACAGAGCGGCGGACGGGCCACGTCGCGAGCGTCGCTATCCCCACCGGCGATGACGCGCCCGGAACAGGCCGTCATACATGCCCAGGAAGAGGTGCCCACCCAGCGCCAGTCCCTGCTCAATCTCGACCGCCGCCCCGGCGTCCGTCCCATAGGGCGCGTCGAGCTGCTGGTAGAAGCCCTCCGCGTGTTGCTCGTCGAGGTCCGCGTGCGTGGGGTAGTGCACCACCTCGCCCGCCCCGAGCCAGCCGCGCGCGACGATGCCGCGCCCCAGCTCCAGGGAGATGCCGCTGAACAGGTCCTCGATGATGCCGAACACGGCCAGCCCGGTGAGCGGCCCCTCGAACGCGGAGATGCCCGTCAGCGCGACGTTGAAGGCACGCACCTCCGGCCACGGCACATGCTGCTCCACGCGGGCCGGGGCCACGCCCAGGCGCGAGAGGAGCAGCCGGAACGTGCGCTCATGCCCCTGCGCCAGCGCGCCGCGCCCGTGCTCGTCGAAGATGTTCTCCACCAGCGGCAACCGCTGGGCGGAAGTCGGCAGCCGGCTGGCGAGCATCGCCATGGGCCTGGGGAAGTGCGCCACCGCGGCGAGGAACTGGAGCTGCGTCTCGACGAAGTCCTCCCGCGAGAAGGAGCCCTCCCGCAGGGCGCGAAGATAGGGCAGCTCCAGCGCGCTCCACTCCGCCTTGAGACTGGCGATGTGCTGCCGCAGCTTCAGATTTCGGACGAGGGAAGGTGCACCCATGCTGGCGCTCGACTGGGAAAGGAGAGGTCCAGAGAATAGACGGTACACACCGAGTCCGGCGCGATACCCGCCGCTCGCAGCCAGTGGACATGGTCCTCCAGCCGCTCGTCGATGCTGAAGCAGGCCAGCGTCTCTCCGCCGAGCGCCGCCAGCTCCACACCGCAAGCACGAAGATACTCGCCCCAGCCGTGCGTCCAGGCCCCGGGAGGCGCCGCCAGATGGACCAGCGGCCATGGACGGCCCGTGGACAGACGCTGGAGGTCCTTGGCCCCCGCCGTGGAGCACCACCCGGCGCCCTCCAGCCGCCTGCCGGACGAAGGTCCCAGCCGGAGGCCCTCGCTCACGGGGCGCGGGGGGGCACGCCCTGTCTCCAGCGCCGCGAGCCGGGAAGGCGGGACGAAGTAGAGCGCGAGCCGGCTGGCCGGGCGCCCCATCCGCAGAGGATTCCAGCCCCGGGCAATGCGCATCACGTCGCCCCGGGCCCCGCGCATCGCCGCGCCGTAGAGGAAGCGAATCCTGCGCAGCGGCGGAATCAGGAAGAGGTGCTTGAGCCCTTGCAGCAGGAGCCTCGTGGAGAGCCCGGAGCCCCGCGCGGGCTTCGCCAGCTTGAGGTCGCAGATGTAGAGCGCGGCCACCGTGCGAGCCCCATGGCCCACCGGGCGAAGCACCCCCGTCACCGACCCCAGCAACGTGTCGCCCCGAAGCGCCAGCAGGAAGTACGCCTCTCCCATGGAGGAGAAGAACGGGTGGTAGCCGGCCCCATGGTCGATGAAGAAGTGGTCCGCCCCATCCGCGAGCGGGTAGAGGATGTCGCGCTCCAGCTTCCGCAGCCGCTCGACATAGGGCCCGAGCGTGTCGGGCCGGACAACGACGAAACGCACGTCACTCATGGGGCCTGGCGGGGCTGGCGGAAGCCGACCTCGATGCGCTCGTAGAACAAGCTCCGGTCCCTGGCCAGCAGCTCCGCGCCGAGCGCGTCATCGAAGGTGAAGGCGGGCTGGAAGAAGCGGCGGAGGTCCCGGCGGTTGTTGAGCTGGCGGAGGAGGATGGCGCATCCGGGCTTCGCCTCGCGCATGAGCACCGCCGCCCACTCCGCCACGAGCGCGTCCTCCGACCAGTCGAAGATGTTGGAGAGCGAGATGACGTCGAAGCGGCCCAGCCGCGGCACGTCCGGCAGCGAGCCCTGGATGAGCGACAGCGCCACGGGCGCCTCGGCCCGCAGATACTCCGGCGCGTCCTCACGCAGGTACCCGCCGAGCAGCACATGCTGGAGGAAGGGATTGCGAGGGGCATCCTGCCGCTGGAGGCCGCGCTCGAAGACGGCCTGGAAATAGCCCGGGTAGGAGCCGGGCTCCGCGTGCTGGGTCGCGGCGGGGCCGAACATCGCGTTCAGCAACGGCGCCGCCAGGGCCAGCTCGAAGGCCACGGGCCAGTAGGGCGACGCGAACCACCGGGCCAGCGCCGCCCGGCGCCGCGAGATGGAGGTGTCCGGCGCGAAGAAGGCCGCGAGCTCGTGCGCGGGCGCGACGAACTCCTCGATGAAGCGGCGGAGCGTGCGAAAGAGCCCCTCGAATTCGCCGCGCTGGTTCAGCGCCGTCACGGCGTCCGCCTCCACGCTGTAGTCCCTCAGTGGCAGGCGGCCGAGCCCCTCGGCCTTCTCCCGGACGTGCGCGAGCTGACGCGGATTGAAGTCGAAGCCCACCAGCTCCAGGTCTGGATGACGCCGCGCCAGCGTGAGGAGCGTGCAGCCTCCAGACGCCACCGTGAGCACGGCCCGCGCCTTCGTGCGTTCGACGAGCGCCAGCTCCAGCGCGGCATCCTCCCGGACGACGGCGAACTTCAAACGGTGAGACGGCGTCGAAACCGGAACAGGTTCCATGGCATGTTTCTACCTCGGAACCGCCCATGCCGCTCGCGACAGAATCCCTCACGCCCTCGAAGTTGCGCGAACTGGAGCAGGTCGACGCGCGACACGTCCCACGGCTCGCGCTCTTCCTCGTGCTCTATCTGGGCGCGGCGGCGCTGTGCGTCGCGCTCGCGGGGCGGGACACCTCCGCGCCGGGCTGGATGGCCCGCGCCCTCCTGTACGTCATCGCCGCGGCCTCATTGCATGGCATCAGCCTGTTCACGCACGAGGCCGTCCATGGCGGGCTGGCGCGGCGGCCCTGGCTGAACCGGCTGGGCGGCATCGCCTGCGCGCTGCCGGTGCTCCAGAACTACGCTGCCTACAAGGTGTTGCACCTGAAGCACCACGCCGACCTGGGCGGGGGCAAGGACCCGGACCACTACGCCAACTACACCGGCCGGCGCTGGCTGGAGTTGTTGATGCACATGGGCCGGCTGCTGCTCGGCTACCCCGCCTACATCACGATGATTCCCATCCTGGGCTGGCGGCAGGGAACGGCCGCCGAGCGGCGCTGGGTCGCCTTCGAGGTCGTCCTCGCCGGCGCCTGCGTGGCGGCCGCCGTGGCCTTCATCCCCTGGCAGGTGCTGCTCCATGCCTGGGTGGTTCCCATGCTCATCCTCAACACCCTGGTGAACGTCCGGGGCATGAGCCAGCACACGTTCCTGCCGGAGAGCAGCCACCCGGTCCGGGGATCGCGGACCATCCTGTCGAACCCGGTGACGCGCTTCTTCATGTGCAACGAGAACTACCACCTGGAGCACCACCTGTATCCCCGCGTGCCCTGGTACAACCTGCCCGAGCTGCACCGGACGCTGCGCGCGGACCTCGTCGCCCAGGGGGCGCCCTTCATCCCCTCCTACTTCTCCTTTGTCCGAGGCGTCCTCTCCGGTTCCCTCATCCAAGGGACGAAGCCCGCCACGCCCGATGCCTGAGCGGCCGTACCCGCACGAGCTCCTGCTGGCCGCGTTCGGACTCCTCCTGTCGTCCGCGCTGGCGTGGACCGCGGGCCTCAGCTCGCCCGTCACCCAGACGGTGGTTGGCGGCACGGTGCTGTTCATGGGGGCCACGGCGCTGCTGGCGCGCCTGGACGGCGTGGCCCACGTCTTCCGGGCGAGGCTGCTGCTCGCGTACGTCGCGACGTTCTTCTTCTACGCCTCCGTGAAGCAGACCGTCCCGGCGCTGGGGCTGTCGCCTCGCGACGCGTGGCTCCTCTCCGCGGACACAGCCCTGTTCGGCACCACGCCGGCCGCGTGGCTCCAGCGGTGGAGCACGCCCTGGGTCAACGAGCTCTTCAGCGCCAGCTACCTGGCGTTCCACGTCTACCTCCACCTCGCCATGGCCTGGGCGCTCGTGGGGCCGCGCGCGCGGGCCGAGCGGTTCTTCACGTCCATCTTCTCCGCCTATGTCCCGGGCATCGTCGGCTACTACCTGCTGCCCGCCGTCGGTCCCACGGCGGCCTGGCCGGAGCTGTTCACCACCGCCATCGAGGGCGGCTGGCTCACCCGGCTCAATGCGTTCGTCGTGGCGAGCGGGTCCTCCACGTATGACCTCTTCCCCAGCCTGCACACGTACATCACGCTGGTGCTGCTCGACCACGACCGGCGCCAGCACCCGCGGCGCTTCCGCCTGATGTTGCCCGTGGCCGTGGCCATCCTCATGTCCACGCTGATGCTGCGCTACCACTACGCCGTGGACCTGCTCGCGGGCGCGCTGTGGTTCCTGGCGTATCGCCTTGGCAAGGCCTGGTTTGGCCAGCCGTCCGACTCGTGAAAGACTGACTGTCTTTCAGGGGGCGTCCCGCACATGAGAGAGAAGGACACGCAGTACATCCTGGATTGGATTGCCATTCAGGAGCTGGTCGCGGAGTACGGGCAGGCCATCGACTTCGGCAAGGACACGGGTGACTGGAGCCGCTGGGTGAATGCCTTCACCCCGCAGGTGGTCGCGGACTACAGCCGGCTCTTCGGTGGCGAGCCCATCACCATCGCCCGCGAGGAGATGGGCAAGCTCGGGGGCGACGCCCTGGCCGCCTTCACCCGCGTCCAGCACGCCACGGCGAACACGGTGCGGACCCACTTCAAGAACGACACCGAGGCGCAGGTCATGGCCTATGCGGACGTGGCGCACTTCTTCACGGCCGGTGGTGTGCAGCAGGAGTGGACCGTGGTCATCCGCTACACGCACGACGTGGAGAAGACGTCCGAGGGCTGGCGCATCCGCCGCGTCATGCTGGACCCCATCCACTTCCGGGGCAACCCGGTGGGCCTGGAGCTCGTGAAGGGCAAGCGCCTCGTCTGAGGCGTCAATCCGGCGCGCGCGTCGCGGCCTCGGCTCGCAACGCGCCCGGAAGCCGCCAGGCCACCACCAGGGTGGCCAGCGTTCCGCCAGCCCCCGCCACCAGCAGCGTCACCGGGGCTGACGTCGCGTCGAGCAACAGCCCCCCGGCGACGTAGGACAGCCCCGCGGCCACGCCGATGGCCCCATAGAGATTGCCAAACACCCGGCCCCGCATCCCGGCCGGCACCCACCGCTGGATGAGGGTGTGGCAGGCGACATCCATGGCCGCGATGCCCACGCCTCGCACGGCTTGCATCGCGAGCGCCGCGGAGACGGCCCAGGCCAGGCCGGTCAGCAGGTTGCCCACGCTGCTCACCGCGAAGCCCAGCACCAGCATCACCGGCATCACCGCGCCCGCGCCCAGGCGCGCCATCAGCGCGTAGCCCGCGACCAGCCCCAGCCCCACCGCGCCCAGGAGCAGCCCCACCGCGGAGTCCCCGGCCTGGAAGGTGTCCTTCGCGAGCAGCACCAGGGCCACGTCGTCCACGCCGTTGAAGGCCACCACGGCGCAGAAGCCCAGGGCGACGACGCGGGCCACCCGGGCACGCCAGAGATAGAGCAACCCGTCCCGCGCCTGCCGGAACAAGGACACGGGCGGCGCGTCCTTCTCCCGCGCCGGTGACACGGAAGGCAGGGCCCGTAACAGCACCGCGGACAGGAGGAAGGACGCCGCGTCCACCAGCAGCACGCCGCGGAGCCCCACGAGCGGGAACATCGCCGCGGCGAGCAACGGCCCCAGCGCCTCGGCCGCCTGGGTCCCGAATCCCACGCTGGCGTTCGCCGCCTCCAGGTCCTCGCCGCGCACCAGGGCGGGCACCACCGCCCGGGAGGCCGGCTGGAACACCTGTCCGACAATCGCCCTCGCGGCCACCAGCACCAGCAGCACCGGCAGCGGCGGCAGGGTGAAGGCGATGAGCGCCAGCAGCGCGCCCTGGACCACCTCGCACAGCAGCATCACCCGCTTGAGGTCGAACCGGTCGCTGATGGCGCCCGTGAGCGGCCCCAGCAAGGCGGGTGCGAAGTCTCCCACGAGGAGCAGCACTGACACCGCCAGCGCCTGCCCCGTCTGCTCCGCGACGTACAACATGAGCGCCACCAGGCTGAGCGAGTCCCCCGTGAAGGAGATGACTCGCGCGCCCCAGAGGGCCCGGAACGCCGGGTGGCGTCGCAAGAGCCACAGGGCGCCCGTCCCGCGTCCGCTGGCGTCTGAATCACTTGCTGGAACCGACATGCGCCGCGAGTCTCCCCTGGGGAATGATGGAGCGGCGGCACCGTAGAGGAGACGCGTGGCGGGCTTCAATTCCCCCCGGGCGCCGCCGATATACGAGACAGGCGCCCACCGTTCCTTCGCGGGCGACCGCCTCACCACCACACCCCGAAAGAGAGCACTGACATGAGGATGCCTGAAAGCAACGCCAGGTCCCCGCTCGCCCGATGGTTGCTCGCGGCGGCCTGTGCGTTCCACTCCGCATGCGGGGACGACCCACCCTCCCCTCCCACCGAGCCACCGCCGCCGCAGGCCCTGGACTGGTGCCCCCACGTCACGCCCGGCGTCGCGAGCTCGTCCTCGTCCTCGTCCGCGCTGGCGATGTCCGAGGCCCACGCCCTGGTCCGCTTCTTCAGCCCCGGGAGCAGCTATCGGGAAATCGACACGGCGCTCACCACCGCCCTGGAGGGGACCACGGTGGATTGGAACGGCGTGGCGCGGGCCTACGCGGAGGCGCTGGATTCCGTCTGTGCCCATGACGCCACCGCCACCGCGCCCCTCCCCGCCGCGCAGGTCGAGCAGGCCGACACGGTCGCCATCCTCCGTCCCGGCACGGGCGAGCTCGTCCTTCCCGCCGGCACGCGGGCCGTCGCCATCGACCTGCGCGGCCTGCCGGACGCGCCAGGGCTGGAGGAGGCCCTGGCCCACGCCATCGCCGTCGTCAGCAACCGGCCCATCCCTCGCGTCTCGGCGCGCGTGCGCGTCCATGACGGCATGACGGACGAGCACAACGCCCAGAACGTCTACAGCAACTCCACGGCCCTCCTGGCCGCGCCGGACTACGCCGCCTCGGGAGCGGCGGACCTGCCCGTC
Proteins encoded in this window:
- a CDS encoding HD domain-containing protein, with product MRIRDPIHGTIPVSDPEKAVIDSRHYQRLRYVRQLGFGDLAFPGATHTRHIHSLGAMHVASRVFGAVAARSSLPEDVRERFCAAVRLAVLCHDLGHMPLSHASERIAPKRSLLRLPSWLDGTAEGELATHEDYTAKILLDSSLTPIIEKHFGDLGITPMAAVALVTGAKPPKDPGFTHQGVDWTPLLRAIVSGELDADRMDYLLRDSFYTGVNYGRYDMDWIVSNLNPALKDGCAYLALSRAAAFAFEDFLLSRYHMFVSVYLHHTSVNFDYMLRRYYEESPGEFEIPADPEEFLLCDDSALWYTLRRSKNPWAQRISRRQGYKLLAQFTERDTGYDLDVLRSALVSHKFDHYVVESQNVLSKYTSGPSGRGPSLYIIDASTGRLTEVARYTPLYQRYSGAVRLVRLYVRPDQADRAHDLMGRVLGQAVES
- a CDS encoding ATP-grasp domain-containing protein; the protein is MHIILLHNRDHDLLEDDPGREAREDVVRVVSSLADALNQGDTLAEPLAIEGDRLDFVDTLRRRQPDLVVNLCESLAADSRGEMAVPCLLDALGLAYTGSSALSLGLALHKPKAKEVLTARGVSTPPFRVVERLEDALAVDLPWPLIVKPAREDASMGVTSESVVHERAALVRACDAVLREFHQPALVEQFIPGREIYVPLLGNQPRRALPLTEIVFGRTFEDRPNIVSYNAKWEAASAEYRDTTSGLCRLDANLESRCVQVALEAFAALDCQDYGRVDLRVSPEGVPYVIDINPNCDLHPSAGFAKAALAAGMDYPALASRLVEVALERAHGHPSHRRKGPGADRRADSKDRNLLAAGG
- a CDS encoding transglutaminase-like domain-containing protein; the protein is MTRTHRPTLLPLVSLCALLVGAPSALARAPAPAARATAARAAVSDVVKAARPKGGEYFGLYLMDKKVGWLFTDLELLPGEPARVKTTNQLVFKAMVGSRVSERMHHEERFYEAKPGGKLLSFVVKQTGDGGTQTLEGTATADGFQVVRKRPNLADETLPRLPPAKERVEDADPPRVALLRKAKVTGTSLDGMDLESYGITTTVQPEEQRVINGVKVKLGKAVTVSEKEKVPVTSYVTQRGEMVLVDYGTTMQARKETEAIAKRLDLVEVFGLTRVVLPKPLPDSARTVPGHVTLVVKGLPAKFQEQTYRQRFKPLPDGSVEVTLSAAAPRTRKPLPLKDPEGGENLKSTLMVESDAPAIRALAKQLVGTEKDAYRIAQKVNAWVYANLEKDYGASADRATDVLRQKKGDCTEHSLLSVALLRAAGVPARRVDGVIYMVNQDGVPAYYWHEWVEAFVGEWTQLDPTFNQPVADATHFAFGKEGNAEITPLIGALKVTAVK
- a CDS encoding GNAT family N-acetyltransferase, with the protein product MDIRPIEEKDRAPIAALIRKIETFSPQEVEVATDLANTTLTPGNTDYAIIVADRDGELVGYICYGPTPMTEDTYDLYWIASSPEVRGQGVGAALVSAMEGDLRRRNGRLIRVETSATEAYGPTRGFYASMKYGEEARIRDFYKVGDDLIILTKRL